One window from the genome of Chloroherpetonaceae bacterium encodes:
- a CDS encoding SLBB domain-containing protein, giving the protein MFGDQSNTTTPAGESRSLLLKNYFSSFNQDQSPIDRLSNSTQASPVFPSFPLEGVIDPSKYLLGSGDIFEISVASVTPVIFRVSVNVEGKINIPNVGSFEAAGRYLSEIKPEIILKLKRLYKDEAINVSLSNPRSFIIAISGAVKTPGKYVVSSLDRLDKVILQSNISPPEPTQLAPNIQSDRLNSDKLSVRLYPNASPLIQPSLRHISIRRKNGSVFKADLLRFYLTGDRSTNPNLQEGDVVTVQNAAAGEVDKIGIYGAVQIPLICEYHPSDSLLTLFSFAQGGTQNADLEQVQLVRENNGTFESKIINLTRVIEGKEPNFPLLPNDRIQVPEKKHKKLGNITIKGEVKYPGYFSIHEGETTLKQVITLAGGFTENALLNGAKIFRKPKPEDPNAREPISVTDPGFERARIVRGSNLSSEEAQTFDLDFAARRNFVSANFNEIFSKESNKDIELLDGDVVIIPKDDQTVYIVGQVQRPGFIKYRSGWKVEDYILAAGGETSESSGDVKIMKAGSDEWKNPGETIIESGDWIIAPKRVRKTFSQVLSEYSPILSLFATVVTLGVLIFQVTR; this is encoded by the coding sequence ATGTTTGGCGATCAATCAAATACGACTACGCCGGCAGGGGAAAGTCGTTCTCTTCTTCTCAAGAACTACTTTTCATCATTTAATCAAGATCAAAGCCCCATCGACCGTTTATCGAATTCCACTCAAGCCTCTCCTGTATTTCCATCTTTTCCTCTTGAAGGGGTCATTGACCCAAGTAAATATCTATTAGGTTCAGGAGATATATTTGAAATTAGTGTTGCGAGTGTAACCCCGGTTATTTTTAGGGTTAGCGTGAATGTTGAAGGTAAAATAAACATCCCAAATGTTGGTTCATTTGAAGCCGCGGGAAGATATCTTAGTGAAATTAAACCTGAAATCATTTTAAAATTAAAAAGACTCTATAAAGACGAAGCAATCAATGTTTCTTTATCCAATCCTCGTTCATTCATTATTGCAATTTCAGGCGCTGTTAAAACCCCCGGAAAATATGTTGTTTCTTCGCTTGACCGTTTGGATAAAGTGATTTTGCAATCAAACATTTCTCCCCCAGAGCCAACACAGTTGGCTCCAAATATTCAAAGTGATCGGTTAAATAGTGACAAGCTCTCGGTTAGGCTTTATCCAAATGCTAGCCCGCTTATTCAACCATCGCTCAGGCATATTTCTATCCGTCGAAAAAATGGCAGCGTATTTAAAGCAGACTTATTGCGGTTTTATTTAACCGGAGATCGATCAACCAATCCGAATCTTCAAGAGGGTGATGTTGTTACAGTGCAAAATGCCGCAGCAGGAGAAGTTGATAAAATAGGAATTTATGGGGCAGTACAAATTCCATTAATATGTGAATATCATCCGTCCGATAGCCTTCTCACCTTATTTTCATTTGCCCAAGGCGGAACTCAAAATGCTGATTTAGAACAGGTACAATTGGTACGAGAGAATAATGGCACCTTTGAATCCAAAATTATTAATTTAACTCGCGTAATTGAAGGAAAAGAGCCGAATTTCCCACTTCTTCCTAACGATCGTATTCAAGTTCCAGAAAAAAAACATAAAAAATTAGGAAATATTACGATTAAAGGAGAAGTTAAATACCCCGGTTATTTTTCAATTCATGAAGGTGAAACGACATTAAAGCAAGTCATTACCCTTGCCGGAGGATTTACTGAAAATGCATTATTAAATGGTGCAAAGATTTTTAGAAAACCAAAACCGGAAGATCCAAATGCAAGAGAACCGATATCCGTGACAGACCCCGGCTTCGAACGGGCAAGAATTGTTCGTGGGAGCAACCTTAGTTCCGAAGAGGCACAAACCTTTGATTTAGATTTTGCGGCAAGAAGAAATTTTGTATCCGCGAATTTTAACGAGATTTTCTCAAAAGAGAGCAATAAAGATATTGAGCTTTTAGATGGCGATGTTGTGATTATCCCAAAGGATGATCAAACCGTGTATATCGTCGGTCAAGTTCAACGACCCGGTTTTATTAAATATCGAAGCGGTTGGAAAGTGGAGGACTATATTTTAGCGGCGGGCGGTGAAACCTCGGAATCTTCCGGCGATGTTAAAATTATGAAAGCAGGAAGCGATGAATGGAAAAACCCCGGCGAAACCATCATTGAATCCGGCGATTGGATTATTGCCCCGAAAAGAGTAAGAAAAACATTTTCTCAGGTACTCTCTGAATATTCACCGATATTATCACTCTTTGCGACAGTGGTTACCTTAGGTGTTTTAATCTTTCAAGTTACTCGCTAA
- a CDS encoding type II toxin-antitoxin system VapC family toxin: MEQRYLIDTNVIIDNFGNKLTPSAKFFFNNLEIIISAITKIELLGWKGATENQLTPVYRFIELVTVLPISEDVVNLTISIRQSKKIALGDALIAATAIVYDFNCRYRNCL; the protein is encoded by the coding sequence ATGGAACAGAGATATTTAATCGATACCAATGTTATCATTGATAATTTCGGAAACAAGCTTACTCCAAGCGCAAAATTTTTCTTTAATAACTTAGAAATAATTATTTCTGCTATTACAAAGATTGAATTATTAGGTTGGAAAGGTGCTACAGAAAATCAATTAACCCCGGTATATCGATTTATTGAACTTGTGACTGTTTTACCAATCAGTGAAGATGTAGTAAACCTCACAATTTCTATCAGGCAATCCAAAAAAATTGCTTTAGGGGACGCTTTAATTGCCGCTACCGCAATTGTTTATGACTTTAATTGCCGCTACCGCAATTGTTTATGA
- the hisC gene encoding histidinol-phosphate transaminase, translating into MSNEEEILVPMAEPQVSKLVPNHIETLQPYKAGRSIEEIQSLYGLKEVHKLASNENLLGASPKAIEAVVAAASGVNYYPDPLALKLRGKLAEMFKLKIENVIVGAGSEGIMADILRTFICDTDELITSQNTFIGFKVLADSSGLKVQYIPMKENYRFNLDAIGEAINERTKVVYLCNPNNPTGSIFTKDEFDRFMQRVPERVIIILDEAYFEFAAESLDYPDSMSYRYDNVITLRTFSKGFGLAGLRVGYGFAHEKFINNLLKVKLPFEPNMLAQVGALAALDDEAFLAKTIANNRQGYHEFTFAFEELGLAWVPSHANFVMIDLKSESKVNDVSEELLKRGIISRPLKAFGLPHCLRISIGMMHQNRKCIEALKQIFSKP; encoded by the coding sequence ATGTCAAACGAAGAAGAAATCTTGGTTCCAATGGCAGAGCCACAAGTTTCAAAATTAGTTCCAAATCACATTGAAACCCTTCAGCCATATAAAGCAGGTAGAAGCATTGAAGAAATTCAATCCCTGTATGGGTTAAAAGAAGTTCATAAACTTGCTTCGAATGAAAACCTTCTTGGTGCATCACCCAAAGCAATTGAAGCAGTTGTTGCCGCAGCAAGCGGTGTCAATTATTATCCCGATCCACTTGCATTAAAGCTTCGCGGAAAGCTGGCGGAAATGTTTAAGCTTAAAATCGAAAATGTGATTGTTGGTGCGGGTTCAGAAGGCATTATGGCAGATATTTTGCGCACCTTCATTTGCGATACCGATGAACTCATCACTTCTCAAAATACTTTCATTGGCTTCAAAGTACTTGCAGATTCAAGCGGTTTGAAAGTGCAGTATATCCCAATGAAGGAAAACTACCGATTTAATCTTGACGCCATTGGAGAAGCGATTAACGAGCGAACGAAAGTGGTGTATCTCTGCAACCCCAATAACCCAACAGGAAGTATTTTTACGAAAGATGAATTTGACCGCTTTATGCAACGAGTTCCGGAGCGGGTTATCATCATTTTAGATGAAGCGTATTTTGAATTTGCGGCGGAAAGTTTGGATTACCCCGATTCGATGTCGTATCGTTATGATAATGTCATCACTTTGAGAACTTTTTCGAAAGGATTCGGGCTCGCCGGGCTTCGTGTGGGGTATGGCTTTGCTCATGAGAAATTCATCAATAACCTATTAAAAGTAAAACTCCCGTTCGAGCCCAACATGCTTGCCCAAGTTGGCGCTTTGGCAGCGTTGGATGATGAAGCGTTTTTAGCCAAAACAATTGCTAACAACCGCCAAGGGTATCATGAGTTTACTTTTGCTTTTGAGGAATTAGGTCTTGCTTGGGTGCCGTCGCATGCCAATTTTGTAATGATTGATTTGAAAAGTGAGTCAAAAGTGAATGATGTATCGGAAGAACTTTTGAAAAGAGGAATCATCTCTCGGCCTTTAAAGGCTTTTGGATTACCGCATTGTTTGAGGATTTCAATCGGAATGATGCATCAAAATCGAAAATGTATTGAGGCACTTAAGCAAATTTTTTCCAAGCCTTAA
- a CDS encoding DUF433 domain-containing protein, with amino-acid sequence MRKILGKYIESDSEKGNGELRFIGTRIAVADALFYVSKGKTFQSISEKYNSLIPPEAVAEAVELAIKSIRDVHTRREYRTRRAKKTSAV; translated from the coding sequence ATGAGAAAAATCTTAGGAAAGTACATCGAATCCGACTCTGAAAAAGGAAATGGTGAATTGCGTTTCATAGGGACGAGAATCGCGGTAGCAGATGCACTATTTTATGTCTCTAAAGGGAAAACGTTTCAATCTATTTCAGAAAAATATAATTCACTTATTCCACCTGAAGCTGTTGCTGAAGCTGTAGAATTAGCTATTAAATCAATTCGAGATGTACATACTCGACGAGAATATCGCACAAGAAGAGCGAAAAAAACTTCGGCTGTTTAA
- a CDS encoding DUF2905 family protein, whose translation MSLGILFLFVGIGIWGLNRVGIHPFSWFGRLPLDFQLDYPNIKFYFPLGSMILISLFLSLILYLFNKFRGQF comes from the coding sequence GTGTCTCTAGGAATCTTATTTCTCTTCGTCGGGATTGGGATTTGGGGATTGAATCGAGTAGGAATCCACCCTTTCTCTTGGTTTGGTCGATTGCCGCTTGACTTTCAATTGGACTACCCAAATATCAAGTTCTATTTTCCCTTGGGTAGTATGATTTTAATCTCACTCTTCTTAAGCCTCATACTTTATTTGTTTAACAAGTTTCGCGGCCAGTTTTAA
- the hisC gene encoding histidinol-phosphate transaminase — protein sequence MLKFPTEKDFLDHINPALREMTPYAVVGGQVAEVKLNQNENPNDIPNDLKLDILNTFYKEEWNRYPNLFPQEAIESFANHIGVPKECVMGGNGSNELIYTIFLATLWRGAKVLIPTPNFSLYEKVAGILQAEILKVGMTDELDYDVESILEEAERSRPNLITLTTPNNPTGKSLKFEDTLRIVEESNAIVLIDEAYIEFSRQKSALSLIYDYGNVVILRTFSKAFAAAGLRVGFAISNPDLIAELLKPKIPFASSRLAEITTVKLIERYDLIQSQVNSILEERARMEILLKEIPNTKVFETDANFFVIRVSDPKQVFQLLQSRNILVRDVSSYPMMTGCLRVGIGKKEENERLLNALAEIMPSFSK from the coding sequence ATGCTGAAATTTCCAACAGAAAAAGATTTTCTGGATCATATCAATCCGGCGCTTCGCGAAATGACGCCTTATGCTGTTGTTGGCGGGCAAGTAGCAGAAGTAAAACTCAATCAGAATGAAAACCCGAATGACATCCCAAACGACTTAAAATTAGATATCCTTAATACTTTCTATAAAGAAGAATGGAACCGATATCCCAATTTATTCCCTCAAGAAGCCATTGAAAGTTTTGCAAACCATATCGGTGTGCCAAAAGAATGTGTGATGGGCGGAAATGGATCCAATGAACTGATTTACACGATTTTTTTGGCTACTCTGTGGCGTGGTGCAAAAGTGCTGATTCCCACGCCTAACTTTTCGCTCTATGAGAAAGTCGCGGGGATTCTTCAAGCAGAGATTTTGAAAGTTGGAATGACGGATGAACTCGATTATGATGTTGAATCTATTTTGGAGGAAGCCGAGCGCTCAAGGCCTAATCTGATTACACTCACCACACCCAATAACCCAACGGGTAAATCACTAAAATTTGAAGATACACTTCGCATTGTTGAAGAATCCAATGCTATTGTTCTGATTGATGAAGCCTATATCGAATTCTCTCGGCAGAAGTCAGCGCTTTCGCTTATTTACGATTATGGAAATGTGGTAATTCTAAGAACCTTTTCAAAGGCATTTGCAGCAGCAGGGTTAAGAGTCGGGTTTGCGATCAGTAACCCCGATTTAATCGCTGAATTGCTGAAACCAAAGATTCCCTTTGCCTCGTCTCGCCTTGCTGAAATTACAACTGTGAAACTCATCGAACGGTATGATTTGATACAATCTCAAGTGAATTCGATTTTAGAAGAGCGAGCGCGAATGGAAATTCTTTTGAAAGAAATTCCAAATACAAAAGTCTTTGAAACCGATGCGAACTTTTTCGTGATCCGAGTTTCCGATCCAAAGCAAGTATTTCAATTGCTTCAATCAAGAAATATCTTGGTTCGTGATGTCTCGTCTTACCCAATGATGACGGGATGTTTACGCGTGGGTATTGGGAAAAAAGAAGAAAACGAACGGCTTTTGAACGCGCTTGCCGAAATCATGCCTTCGTTTTCAAAATGA
- a CDS encoding ATP-binding cassette domain-containing protein, which translates to MITLENFSKSFGRGTANEVQALSEVNLTIGSGEFVTVIGANGSGKSTLLNAIAGSFFGDTGSILIDNNDVTRQPNFKRAKYIGRVFQNPYSGTAPSMTIAENLQLAALRDKPKTLRFGLSSKQKAYLKERVAELEMGLEDRLDTPIGLLSGGQRQALTLLMATLNEPSILLLDEHTAALDPKSTAQILYITNLVIKKYKLTTLMITHSMEQAATLGNRIIIMSFGKIAFDIPSEDKRDITEKDLLGKLASLIFT; encoded by the coding sequence ATGATTACCTTAGAAAATTTTTCAAAATCTTTTGGAAGAGGCACCGCAAATGAGGTGCAAGCACTCAGCGAAGTAAATCTTACAATTGGCAGTGGCGAATTCGTTACGGTCATTGGTGCCAATGGCAGTGGAAAATCCACTCTCTTAAATGCAATTGCCGGAAGCTTTTTTGGAGATACCGGATCGATTCTCATCGATAATAACGATGTAACTCGCCAACCCAATTTTAAGCGAGCAAAATATATTGGACGTGTATTTCAAAACCCTTACAGCGGTACAGCCCCAAGCATGACCATCGCTGAAAACTTGCAATTGGCGGCACTTCGCGATAAACCCAAAACGCTTCGTTTTGGACTATCTTCTAAACAAAAAGCCTACCTCAAAGAAAGAGTCGCTGAACTCGAAATGGGATTAGAAGACCGATTGGATACACCGATAGGACTACTCTCCGGTGGACAGCGTCAGGCTTTAACCCTTTTGATGGCAACACTGAATGAACCCAGCATTCTTTTGCTTGACGAACACACCGCCGCACTTGACCCAAAGTCAACCGCGCAAATTCTTTATATCACTAACCTTGTGATTAAAAAGTACAAACTGACAACCCTCATGATTACTCACTCAATGGAGCAAGCGGCGACACTCGGAAACCGCATCATTATTATGAGTTTCGGTAAAATCGCTTTTGATATACCCTCTGAAGATAAACGCGATATCACAGAAAAAGATCTTTTAGGAAAACTGGCATCGCTTATTTTCACTTAA
- a CDS encoding YdeI/OmpD-associated family protein, with protein sequence MNFLASLESVLNQLPKEKGGYYFFSIESEIVSRFPNGKETRLCVSFNNRLRLYCGLNHLGDGNYYIIFATRYVKSLKLKIGDPVHLEIREDSSPLGVEIPPLIEVFLKSDRKASKNFDSLTDGKKRSLIHGVNKLKSPEKMLEKFQKLLAIAITPKNGRKGAL encoded by the coding sequence ATGAACTTTCTTGCATCGTTGGAATCGGTTCTTAATCAACTTCCCAAAGAGAAAGGCGGTTACTACTTTTTTTCTATCGAAAGTGAAATTGTTAGCCGATTCCCCAATGGAAAAGAAACCCGGCTTTGCGTTTCGTTCAATAATCGACTTCGGCTCTACTGTGGCTTAAACCACTTAGGGGACGGGAATTATTACATCATTTTTGCGACACGCTATGTGAAATCATTGAAGTTGAAGATCGGTGATCCGGTTCATCTTGAAATCAGAGAAGATTCAAGCCCGCTTGGCGTTGAAATTCCACCTCTCATTGAAGTTTTTCTTAAATCTGATCGAAAAGCTTCGAAGAATTTTGATTCACTTACCGATGGCAAGAAACGAAGCTTGATTCACGGAGTCAATAAGCTCAAGTCTCCAGAAAAAATGTTAGAGAAATTTCAAAAGTTGCTTGCAATTGCAATTACACCAAAAAACGGAAGGAAGGGCGCGTTATAG
- a CDS encoding cobaltochelatase subunit CobN, translated as MKSNHINRNLDSHNHLPEDLQSFLKNLSPEDEAKLLKIVNAGKDLLGKLQTNENEIHSLLNALEGGYTLPQFGGDVIRDGSAVLPTGRNIHAMDPWRIPSDLAMKRGAHIAEKLIEAHQEENGIYPETIAQVLWGMDTIKTKGEPVAIILGLFGAEPIKDGQGKISSYGLIPIEKLGRPRIDVLMTASGIFRDTFGMQMDFLDRLVQLAASADEPHEMNFIRKHVDEIMAEKRITFEQATARIFTQREGDYGTYVDDQIESSSWQEENELGDMFIKRNSYSYGGKRSGTENTLVLELMMKKVDRISQEIDSVEYGLTDHQHYFAQSGAMSQAVEKRSGKKVSVSYIESYTSETNIQNLDSMIRMEARTKILNPKWYDTMLKNGRSGAAEISSRFTYLLGWSATTKSVDKWVFDESAKTFLFDEEMRNKLEKLNPEALKNMTGRMLEAAGRGLWNASEDDLEKLRELYADLEDKLEGIKVTS; from the coding sequence ATGAAGAGTAACCACATCAATCGAAATCTTGATTCCCACAATCATTTACCTGAAGACCTGCAATCATTTTTGAAGAATCTTTCTCCCGAAGATGAAGCAAAACTTCTTAAAATTGTTAATGCAGGTAAAGACCTTCTTGGCAAATTGCAAACCAACGAAAATGAAATTCACTCGCTTCTAAATGCTCTCGAAGGTGGATATACACTACCACAATTCGGCGGCGATGTTATTCGAGATGGTTCTGCTGTATTGCCAACCGGTCGCAATATTCATGCAATGGATCCTTGGCGAATTCCATCTGATCTTGCAATGAAACGCGGCGCTCACATCGCTGAAAAATTAATTGAAGCCCACCAAGAAGAAAATGGGATTTATCCAGAAACAATCGCACAAGTGCTATGGGGAATGGATACCATTAAAACAAAAGGCGAGCCCGTGGCCATCATTCTTGGTCTCTTTGGTGCTGAACCGATCAAGGATGGACAGGGAAAAATTTCTTCGTATGGTCTTATCCCGATTGAAAAATTGGGGCGTCCTAGAATTGATGTGCTCATGACAGCATCCGGCATATTTCGCGATACTTTTGGGATGCAAATGGATTTTCTTGACCGATTGGTACAACTTGCCGCTTCTGCAGATGAACCTCACGAGATGAATTTTATTCGGAAACATGTCGATGAAATTATGGCGGAAAAAAGAATCACTTTTGAACAAGCCACCGCTCGAATCTTCACGCAGCGCGAAGGCGACTACGGCACCTATGTCGATGATCAAATCGAATCGTCATCGTGGCAAGAAGAAAATGAACTCGGCGATATGTTCATCAAGCGGAATTCCTATTCATACGGAGGCAAGCGAAGCGGAACAGAAAACACTTTGGTTTTGGAATTGATGATGAAAAAAGTAGATCGAATTTCTCAAGAAATCGATTCAGTTGAATATGGGCTAACCGATCATCAACATTACTTTGCACAATCCGGCGCGATGAGCCAAGCCGTTGAAAAACGCAGCGGAAAAAAAGTGTCCGTCAGCTATATCGAATCCTACACTTCCGAAACAAACATTCAGAATCTTGATTCAATGATTCGTATGGAAGCACGCACCAAAATTTTGAATCCGAAATGGTATGATACAATGCTCAAAAACGGGCGAAGCGGTGCCGCAGAAATCTCCTCTCGCTTCACTTATCTCTTGGGCTGGTCTGCCACAACCAAGTCTGTTGACAAATGGGTATTTGATGAATCAGCCAAAACATTTCTTTTTGATGAGGAAATGCGAAATAAACTGGAAAAACTCAACCCGGAAGCATTAAAAAATATGACCGGCAGAATGCTCGAAGCCGCCGGCCGTGGCCTATGGAACGCTTCGGAGGATGATTTAGAGAAGCTCCGCGAACTGTATGCTGATTTGGAAGATAAACTTGAAGGAATAAAAGTGACCTCCTGA
- a CDS encoding methylmalonyl-CoA mutase family protein has translation MTSPNMDIAISELERLEIDFQRWKEKNQANPELSQKFENLSWEKIEPLYTPLDTEPISYQNEIGNSGEFPYTRSIHQNLYRGKWWTMRLFSGFATPEETNARYKFLLERGQDGLSVAFDLPALMGWDCDHEMASGEVGVCGVSFSSLADMEVIFEGINLEKVSTSMTINSTAMIALAAFIATAQKQGRNLKQVRGTIQNDILKEYIAQKEYIFPPTPSMRIITDMFEYCATEMPKFNPISVSGYHIREAGSTAVQELAFTLADGFAYLEAAIERGMNVDVIAPRISFFFNSHNDFFEEIAKFRAARKIWAKRLRYKYGAKEERSWQLRFHTQTAGCTLTVQQPENNIVRVAFQALAAVLGGTQSLHTNSMDEALALPSEKAVRIALRTQQIIANETGVINTVDPLGGSYYLESLTVKIEEAVERYFEKIEGMGGMIEAIERGFPQKEIADASYKYQQEIDRKDRIIVGVNDYYEKDEKIDIPILKITPESQLMQIARLRELKASRNQEDVQTAIREIRDAAKNQTNLMPSLIKAMHAYVSLGEVCSVLREEFGEYQETPVF, from the coding sequence ATGACATCACCAAATATGGATATTGCTATTTCTGAATTAGAACGCTTGGAAATTGACTTTCAACGGTGGAAAGAGAAGAATCAAGCCAATCCAGAGCTCTCTCAAAAGTTTGAAAACCTCAGTTGGGAAAAGATTGAACCGCTTTACACCCCGCTTGACACTGAACCAATTTCTTATCAGAATGAAATTGGAAACAGCGGTGAATTCCCATATACCCGTTCTATTCATCAAAATCTTTACCGTGGCAAATGGTGGACAATGCGGCTCTTTTCGGGCTTTGCCACACCAGAAGAAACCAACGCGAGATACAAGTTTTTATTAGAGCGAGGTCAAGACGGATTATCGGTTGCTTTCGATTTACCGGCATTAATGGGTTGGGATTGCGATCACGAAATGGCCTCTGGAGAAGTAGGGGTCTGCGGCGTGTCATTTTCGTCGCTCGCCGATATGGAAGTAATATTTGAAGGCATCAATTTGGAAAAAGTATCCACATCAATGACCATCAATTCTACAGCAATGATTGCCCTTGCTGCATTTATTGCAACAGCGCAAAAGCAAGGACGAAACCTGAAGCAAGTCCGCGGAACGATTCAAAACGATATTTTGAAAGAGTATATCGCTCAAAAGGAATACATTTTTCCACCAACGCCCTCGATGCGCATTATCACTGATATGTTTGAATATTGTGCCACCGAGATGCCAAAATTCAACCCGATTTCCGTTTCAGGTTATCACATACGCGAGGCCGGTTCAACCGCGGTTCAAGAGCTTGCATTTACGCTTGCCGATGGCTTTGCGTATTTGGAAGCCGCAATTGAACGTGGAATGAATGTCGATGTGATTGCGCCGAGAATCTCATTCTTTTTTAATTCTCACAACGATTTCTTCGAGGAAATCGCAAAGTTCAGAGCCGCAAGAAAAATTTGGGCAAAGCGGCTTCGATACAAATACGGTGCGAAAGAAGAACGCTCTTGGCAATTGCGTTTTCACACGCAAACAGCAGGATGCACGCTTACGGTTCAACAGCCTGAAAACAACATTGTGCGTGTGGCGTTTCAAGCGCTTGCGGCAGTTCTTGGTGGCACACAATCTTTGCATACCAATTCAATGGACGAAGCCCTTGCGTTGCCAAGTGAAAAGGCAGTGAGGATTGCTTTAAGAACGCAGCAAATTATTGCCAATGAGACGGGCGTGATTAATACTGTCGATCCACTTGGCGGTAGTTACTACCTTGAATCACTGACAGTGAAAATTGAAGAAGCCGTTGAACGCTATTTCGAGAAAATCGAGGGAATGGGTGGAATGATTGAAGCAATCGAAAGAGGATTCCCACAAAAGGAAATCGCGGATGCGTCTTACAAATATCAGCAGGAAATTGACCGTAAAGACCGCATCATCGTCGGTGTCAATGACTATTATGAGAAAGATGAAAAGATTGATATTCCGATTCTTAAAATCACACCGGAATCTCAGCTCATGCAAATTGCAAGGCTAAGGGAACTCAAAGCATCAAGAAATCAAGAAGATGTACAAACTGCGATCCGCGAGATTCGCGATGCAGCGAAAAATCAAACCAATTTGATGCCTTCGCTGATAAAAGCGATGCACGCGTATGTCTCATTAGGCGAAGTGTGCAGTGTTCTTCGTGAAGAATTCGGAGAGTATCAAGAAACGCCGGTTTTTTAA
- a CDS encoding FtsX-like permease family protein — translation MTLEWEIATRFIFSSKNGRGKKASFLAWAAALGVSLGTSALIIALGIVNGFSEIIQSKLIGFGSHINVSHLGNKMVGYSKAFDSLLTVIPNIEAVSPYLQSKAILKAIDKKELNSIDAIILKGIDPKRDVSFLRNKIIAGKFLDEITLEDHNPTVKIPIVIGKKLASTLGVSIGEDLLIIGSKEEEESFYEMNLTIRDVISLMRLRKGTVIGIYETGLSQGFDEVQVFTNLTALQAFLKKDKMISGFDLRTNDFTLLGETERIVSQYTEYPMYSQTVFEQYSNIISWLKLQENIIPLLLIVLTVVASFNIISTLLIFVLERTEEIGILLTIGFDPKRIQRVFTIQAMIIGGIGIVIGNLLSFLLTILEKNLHIIGLPEETYYISELPLSFNPWHYLTVTILAFFVCYVASFIPSRIASRLKPVEALKL, via the coding sequence ATGACGCTGGAATGGGAAATTGCAACAAGGTTTATTTTCTCAAGTAAGAATGGGCGAGGGAAAAAGGCGTCGTTTCTTGCTTGGGCTGCGGCTTTAGGCGTTTCACTTGGAACCTCAGCACTGATTATCGCTTTGGGTATTGTGAATGGATTTTCAGAAATCATTCAATCCAAATTAATTGGCTTTGGGTCGCATATTAATGTGAGCCACTTAGGAAATAAAATGGTTGGTTATTCCAAAGCCTTTGATTCATTACTTACCGTAATCCCCAACATTGAAGCCGTTTCTCCCTACCTACAATCAAAAGCAATTCTGAAAGCGATTGACAAAAAAGAGTTGAATTCAATTGATGCGATAATTCTGAAAGGGATAGACCCGAAACGAGATGTTTCTTTTTTAAGAAATAAAATAATTGCGGGAAAATTTTTAGATGAAATAACTCTTGAAGACCACAATCCCACGGTTAAAATTCCAATTGTGATTGGAAAAAAACTCGCTTCAACCTTGGGTGTTTCAATCGGAGAAGACCTTTTGATAATCGGTTCAAAAGAGGAGGAGGAGTCTTTTTATGAAATGAACCTAACGATACGAGATGTCATTTCTTTGATGAGGCTACGAAAGGGAACCGTTATCGGCATTTATGAAACCGGCCTTTCTCAAGGATTCGATGAAGTGCAGGTCTTTACAAATTTAACTGCACTACAAGCTTTTTTGAAAAAAGATAAAATGATTTCCGGATTTGATTTGAGAACAAACGATTTCACTCTACTTGGCGAAACCGAACGAATTGTTAGTCAATACACCGAGTATCCGATGTATTCACAAACCGTCTTTGAGCAATACTCAAATATCATCTCTTGGCTAAAACTTCAAGAAAACATCATTCCGCTTTTGCTTATTGTACTAACGGTTGTGGCTTCGTTCAATATCATTTCCACGTTGCTCATTTTTGTTCTTGAACGCACAGAGGAAATAGGGATTCTTCTCACCATAGGATTTGACCCAAAGCGAATTCAAAGGGTATTTACCATTCAAGCAATGATTATTGGAGGAATTGGGATTGTGATTGGGAATCTATTATCTTTCCTTCTTACAATTTTGGAAAAGAACCTTCACATCATCGGCTTGCCGGAAGAGACCTATTACATATCAGAATTACCCCTTTCGTTCAATCCGTGGCATTATCTAACGGTTACCATCCTTGCCTTTTTTGTGTGTTATGTTGCCTCATTTATTCCTTCACGAATTGCCTCTCGATTAAAGCCTGTTGAAGCACTGAAATTGTAA